The nucleotide window GCCGAGAGGATGAAATCGGTGCGGATGGCGCCGCGCACCTTGGTCTTTTCCAGCCGCGCGATGTCGGCCGCCGTCGCGGCGCCGCCATCGGGGCGCGCCAGGGCCAGCTCGGCAGCGGCATCGCCGTGCGGCGCGTCGTGGTGCACGAGCTTTTCCACGCCCTCCAGGCACAGGTAGGTGCCGCCGACCATCAGCAGCGGCGTGATGGCCCAGGGAGCGAAGGCACTGATGAGCAGCGCCGTGGGCACCAGGATGACCTTGTTGACCATGGAGCCGCGCGCCACCGCCCAGACCACGGGCAGCTCGCGCTCGGCGCGCACGCCGCTGACCTGCTCGGCGTTCAGCGCCAGGTCGTCGCCCAGCACGCTGGCGGTCTTTTGCGCCGCGACCTTGGTCATGACCGAGACGTCATCCGCCATGGCCACGCTCTTGCGCGCGGCCAGCTTGGACATCAGGGCCACGTCGTCCAGCAGCGTGGCGATGTCGTCGAGCAGGGTCAGAAGGCTGGCACCGGCCATGGGGTTGCGCTCCGCAAAGTCGAAAAAAGGTGCGCGATTGTGGATAAAAAAAGCTTCCAGCGCCCGTCGGACAAGCGCTGGAAGCTCCTTTTTTTGCAACCCCTCGGGCGCTCGCTTATCCCACCCAGCGGCGCGCGTTGCGCCAGATGCGCATCCACGGGCTGAAGGCATCCTGGCCGCCGGTGGCTGCCAGGTCCGTCCAGCTCATCTGGATGTTGCGGAAGACCCGCTCGGGATGCGGCATGAGCGCGGTGAAGCGCCCGTCTGCCGTGGTCACACCGGTCAGGCCGGCGCCGCCGCCGTTGGGGTTGAAGGGGTAGCGCTCGGTCGGCTGGCCGTGGTGGTCGACGAAGCGCATGGTGCGCAGCACGCGCTCCTCGTGGCCGCGCCACTGGAAGTTGGCATAGCCCTCGCCATGCGCCACGGCAATTGGCAGGCGGCTGCCGGCCATGCCGGCAAAGAAGATGCTGGGCGAATCGAGCACCTCGACCTGCGACAGGCGCGCCTCGAAGCGGTGGCTCTGGTTGGTGGTAAAGCGCGGCCAGTCCTGCGCGCCGGGGATGATGTCGGCCAGCTCCGCGAACATCTGGCAGCCATTGCACACGCCCAGGCCGAAGGTGTCAGCGCGGGCGAAGAACTGCTGGAACTGCTCGGACAGGCGCTCGTTGAAGGTGATCGAGCGCGCCCAGCCGATGCCCGCGCCCAGCGTGTCGCCGTAGCTGAACCCGCCGCAGGCGACGATGCCGGCGAACTGCGAGAGCTCGGCGCGGCCGGCCTGCAGGTCGCTCATGTGCACGTCGAAGGCCTCGAAGCCGGCTGCCGTGAAGGCGTAGGCCATCTCGACGTGCGAGTTCACGCCCTGCTCGCGCAGCACGGCCACGCGCGGGCGCGCCAGGTTGAGGAAAGGCGCGGCGACGTCCTCCAGCGGGTCGAAGGTCAGGTGCACGTGCAGGCCGGGGTCCTGCGGGTCGCCGGCGGCGGCGTGCTCGCTATCTGCACATGCGGGGTTGTCGCGCTGCTGGCAGATCTGCCAGCTCACGGCGTCCCAGACCTGGTGCAGGTCGGACAGCTGCGCGGCAAAGATCTTTTTCGCGTCGCGCCAGACCTGCAGCTCGCCCTTGCCCTCGTCGATGGCGCTGCTGGCCGGGCGCGTCTTGCCGATGAAGTGACTGCACGCGGACAGACCATGGGCGCGCAGCACCTGCATGACCTGGTTGCGCTCTTGCGTGCGCACCTGCAGCACGGCGCCGAGCTCCTCGTTGAACAGCGCGCGCAGCGTGAGTTCATCGCGCCGGCCGCTGACCTGGCTGGCCCAGTTCTTGGCGTCGCCCGCGTCCATCAGGCTGTCGTTGATGCCGTCGCCCTCGGTCACCAGCATGTCCACGTTCAGCGCCACGCCGACGTGGCCGGCAAAGGCCATCTCGGCGGCCGCGGCCAGCAGGCCGCCGTCGCTGCGGTCGTGGTAGGCCAGGATCAGGCCATCCCGGCGCAGCGCGTTCACGGCGTCGACCAGGGCGATCAGGTCCTTGGCGTCGTCCAGATCGGGCACGGCACCGCCCGGTTGCTGAAGCACCTGCGCCAGGATGGAGCCGCCCATGCGCATCTTGCCGCGCGACAGGTCGACCAGCACCAGCGTGGTGTCGTCCTTTTGCGCATCCAGCTGCGGCGTGAGCGTGCCGCGCACGTCCTGCAGCGTGGCAAACGCCGTGACGATCAGGCTGACGGGCGAGGTGACTTTTTGCTGCGCGCCGGCTTCATTCGTCCACTGCGTGCGCATCGACAGGCTGTCCTTGCCCACCGGGATGGAGACGCCCAGTTGCGGGCACAGCTCCATGCCGACAGCCTTGACGGTCTCGTACAGTGCGGCATCCTCGCCCGGCTCGCCGCAGGCCGCCATCCAGTTGGCCGAGAGCTTCACGCGCGGCAGCTCGATCGGCGCGGCCAGCAGGTTGGTGATGCTTTCTGCCACGGCCATGCGGCCGGACGCCGGCGCGTCCAGCGCCGCCAGCGGTGTGCGCTCGCCCATGGCCATGGCTTCGCCGGCAAAGCCCTGGTAGTCGGCCAGCGTCACGGCCACGTCGGCGACGGGCACCTGCCAGGGGCCGACCATCTGGTCGCGGTGCGTGAGGCCGCCCACGGTGCGGTCGCCGATGGTCACCAAAAAGCGTTTGCTGGCCACCGTCGGGTGCGCCAGCACGTCGATCACGGCCTGCTGCAAAGCCACGCCATCGACGTTCAGGGGCTGCACCTCGCGCATGACGCTTTGCACATCGCGATGCATGCGCGGGGGCTTGCCCAGCAGCACGTCCATGGGCATGTCCACGGGCAGACGCTGCGCATCAGTCGCCGCCGCGGCCGTGTCCTCCAGCACCAGCTGGCGCTCCTCGGTGGCCGTGCCGATCACGGCGAACGGGCAGCGCTCGCGCTCGCAAAAGGCCGTCAATTGCGCCAGCGACTCGGGCGCAATCGCCAGCACGTAGCGCTCCTGGCTCTCATTGCTCCAGATTTCCTTAGCAGCCAGGCCCGACTCCTCCAGCGGCACGGCGCGCAGGTCGAAGCGCGCGCCGCGGCCGGCGTCGTTGACAAGTTCGGGGAAGGCGTTGGACAGCCCGCCCGCGCCCACGTCGTGAATCGCCAGGATGGGGTTGGCTTCACCCTGCGCCCAGCAATGGTTGATGACTTCCTGCGCGCGCCGCTCGATCTCGGGGTTGCCGCGCTGCACCGAGTCGAAGTCCAGCTCGGCGGCGTTGGTGCCGCTGGCCATGGAGCTGGCCGCGCCGCCGCCCATGCCGATGCGCATGCCCGGCCCGCCCAGCTGGATCAGCAGCGTGCCGGCGGGGAACTCGATCTTGTGCGTCTGGCGCGCGTCGATGGACCCTAAGCCGCCGGCGATCATGATGGGCTTGTGGTAGCCGCGCAGCACGCCGTCCACGCTTTGCTCGTACTCGCGGAAGTACCCGGTCAGGTTGGGCCGGCCAAACTCGTTGTTGAACGCCGCCCCGCCCAGCGGGCCCTCGGTCATGATCTGCAAGGGACTCGCGATGTGCGCCGGCCGGCCGACTTCGCTGCCCCACAGCCTGGAGACGGTGAAGCCCGTCAGGCCCGCCTTGGGCCTGGAGCCGCGGCCCGTCGCGCCCTCGTCGCGGATCTCGCCGCCAGCGCCGGTGGACGCGCCAGGGAAGGGCGAGATGGCCGTGGGGTGGTTATGCGTCTCCACCTTCATCAGCACGTGCTGCAGGGCGCTCTCTTTTTGGTAGCTAGGTGCGATTGATTCACGCCGACTGCCATCGAATTTGGCCAAAAATTGCTCGACGGTGTTGCCTTCCATGATGGAGGCGTTGTCGGCATAGGCGACGATGGTGTGCCGGGGCGAGGTGGCCTCGGTGTGGCGGATCATGCCGAACAGGGATTTCTCCTGCGGCGCGCCGTCGATGGTGAACTGGGCGTTGAAGATCTTGTGCCGGCAGTGCTCGCTGTTGGCCTGGGCGAACATCATCAGCTCCACGTCGGTGGGGTTGCGGCCCAACCTCTTGAAAGCCTCGACCAGGTAGTCGATCTCGTCGTCTGCCAGCGCCAGGCCCCAGGCCGTGTTGGCATGTTCGAGCGCCGCTTGCCCGCCGGCCACCACATCGACGAAGGCCATCGGCTCGGCCTGCAGCTCGGTGAACAGCCCCTCGGCTTCGGTCAGGCTCGCCACCACCGATTCGGTCATGCGGTCGTGCAGCAGCGCGGCGATCTGCTGCAGCTGCTGCGCCGTCAGCTCGGGCGTGCCGCCCAGCAGGCCGCTTTTCAGGCTGATGCGGTATTCGGTGATGCGCTCGACGCGGCGCACGCCAAGGCCGCAGTTGTGCGCGATGTCGGTGGCCTTGGAGGCCCAGGGCGAGACCGTCCCCAGGCGCGGCGTGACGTACAGCGCCGGGCCGTCCGTGGGGCCGGCATATGGATCGCCATAGCTCAGCAGCGCGGCCAGGCGTGTGCGGCTGGCGGCGTCCGGCGCCGCATCCTGCGCCACCAGGTGCACGTGGCGCGCGGCGATGCCGGTGATCTTCGGGTGGATGGCCGCCAGCAGGGGCAGCAGTTGCCGGGCGCGAAAGGGGGTCAGGGCATTGCCGCCCTCGAACGAAGTGATGTGCAAGGTCACGGTAGCGGCCTGTGAGGTGGGCGGGCGAGAAGCGCGAGAGAGGCGAGAGAGAAAGCCTGGCTGCGCCTGCGGCCGCTGACTGGGGCCGCAAAGCCTGGCGAGGCCGGGATGGCGGGAACCGGGCATTTTAAGCAATCGCACCCAGGGAAAGCCCCGATGGGATAATTTGCGCCATGAGCATCACCCCAAAAGACGCCCAGGCCATCGCTGGCATGCGCGAGGCCGGCCGGCTGGCCTCCGAAGTGCTGGACGCCATCACGCCGCACATCCAGCCCGGCATGACCACCAACGACGTGGACCGCCTGGCCGCCGAATGCATGGCGCGCCAGGGCACGCGCTCGGCCACGCTGGGCTACCAGCCGCCGGGCTACCCGCCGTATCCGAAGTCGCTGTGCACATCGCTGAACAACGTGGTCTGCCATGGCATTCCGAACGACAAGGCTCTGAAGAAGGGCGACATCATGAACGTCGACGTCACCGTCATCACTCCCGATGGCTGGTACGGCGACACCAGCCGCATGTTCCTGATCGGCGAGTGCTCCATCGCTGCCAAACGCCTGGTGCAGTTGACGTACGAGTCGATGTGGCTGGGCATCCAGCAGGTCAAGCCCGGCGCGCGCCTGGGCGACATCGGCCACGCCATCCAGAAATTCGCCGAGGGCCACGGCCTGTCGGTGGTGCGCGAGTTCTGCGGCCACGGCATCGGCGACAAGTTCCACGAAGACCCGCAGGTGCTGCACTACGGCCGCCCCGGCACGGGCGAGGTGCTGGTGCCGGGCATGACCTTCACCATCGAGCCCATGCTCAACATCGGCCGGCGCGAGGTCAAGGAGCATGGCAACGACGGCTGGACCATCGTCACCAAGGACCACAGCCTGTCGGCGCAGTGGGAGCACACGGTACTGGTGACCGACACCGGCTACGAAGTGCTGACCCTCTCGGACGGCTACCCCGCCCTGCCCGCCTTCGTGACCGCCACGGCCACCTGAGGCGCCAAAGGGCAACGGCCCCGCCGGCGCCGCCACCCTCCAGCGCCCGCCGCGCATGTCCTGCGAGCCTGCTGCCCTTCCCGATGACGTCGCGGCACTGCGCGACACCTACCAACGCGAGCGCACTGCCTTGGTGGCGGCGCTGCTGGACGGCGGCGCCTCCACACGCGGCATTCGCAGCGCGCTGCGGCGCCTGACGCGGCTGGCCGACGGGCTTTTGTGCCAGCTCTGGCGGCGCGCGCGGCTGCCGCGCGGCGCCGCGCTGGTGGCAGTGGGCGGCTATGGGCGGCAGCAACTGTTTCCGGCTTCCGACATCGATGTGCTGGTGCTGCTGCCGCAGGAGCTTGCACCCGGCAGCCGCGAGCAGGCGGCCGTTGAGGCCTTCATCGGCAGCTGCTGGGACGCCGGCCTGGACATCGGCGCCAGCGTGCGCACCGTGCAGGATTGCCTGCGCGAGGCCGCCGCCGACATCACGGTGCAGACGGCGCTGCTGGAGTCGCGCCGCGTCTGCGGCAGCGCCGCGCTGTTCGCCCAGCTGCGCCAGCGCTACGCCCAGCAGATGGACGTGCGGGCCTTCATGGTCACCAAGATCCTGGAGATGCGCCAGCGCCACACGCGCCACGAGAACACGCCCTATGCGCTGGAGCCCAACTGCAAGGAATCTCCGGGCGGCCTGCGCGACCTGCACCTGATCCTGTGGCTGGCACGCGCCGCGGGCCTGGCGACGAGCTGGCGCGGCCTGGCCGCCAGCGGCCTGGCCACGCCCTTCGAGGTGCGCCAGATCGAGCGCAACGAGGCGCTGCTGTTCCTGATCCGCGCACGCCTGCACGCGCTGGCCGGCCGGCGCGAGGACCGCCTGCTGTTCGACCTGCAGACCGCCGTCGCGCGCACTTTTGGCTATGACAGCGGCACGCCGGAGGGCACGCGCGGGGCCGCGCGCGCCAGCGAGGCGCTGATGCGGCGCTACTACTGGGCGGCCAAGGCGGTGTCGCAGCTCATGCAGATCCTGCTGCTGGGCATCGAGGAACGCCTGGCGCCGCAGCAGCTGCAGCAGTCCGAGCCGCTCAACGAGCGCTTCCTGGACCGTGGCGGCCTGCTGGAGGTGGCCTGGGACACGCTGTACCTGGAGCAGCCCGGCGCCATCCTGGAGACCTTCCTGCTCTACCAGACCACGCCCGGACTGCAGGGCCTGTCGGCGCGCACCCTGCGCGCGCTGTACAACGCGCGCCCGGCCATGGACGGGCGCTTTCGGCGCGACCCGGCCAACCGCGCGCTGTTCATGCGCATCCTGCGCCAGCCCTCGGGCATCACGCACGTGCTGCGCCTGATGAACCAGACCTCGGTGCTGGGACGCTACCTGTGGCCGTTTCGGCGCATCGTCGGGCAGATGCAGCACGACCTGTTCCACGTCTACACGGTGGACCAGCACACGCTGATGGTGGTGCGCAACGTGCGGCGCTTCTTCCTGCCCGAGCACGCGCACGAGTATCCGATGTGCTCGCAGCTGGCCGGCGGCTGGAACAAACCCTGGATCCTGTACGTGGCTGCGCTTTTCCACGATATCGGCAAGGGGCGTGGCGGCGACCATTCGCGCATCGGCGCGCTGGAGGCGCGGCGCTTTTGCCGCCAGCACGGCATCGAAGGCGAGGATGCGCGGCTGATCGAATTCCTCGTCGCCGAGCACCTGACGCTGAGCCAGGTGGCGCAAAAGCGCGACCTGTCCGACCCGGCGGTCATAGCCGCCTTTGCCGCGCTCGTCGGCAGCGAGCGGCGCCTCACGGCGCTGTACCTGCTGACGGTGGCCGACATCCGCGGCACCAGCCCCAAGGTTTGGAGCGCCTGGAAGGGCAAGCTGCTGGAAGACCTGTACCACGCCACGCTGCGCGTGCTGGGCGGCGCCGTGCCCGACCCGGCCGCGGAGATCGAGGCCCGCAAGCGCGAGGCGCTGATCCTGCTGGCGCTGCATGCCATGCCGCACGAGGCGCACAAGCGGCTGTGGGCCACGCTGGACGTGGGCTACTTCATGCGCCACCACGCGCCCGATATCGCCTGGCAC belongs to Melaminivora suipulveris and includes:
- a CDS encoding [protein-PII] uridylyltransferase encodes the protein MSCEPAALPDDVAALRDTYQRERTALVAALLDGGASTRGIRSALRRLTRLADGLLCQLWRRARLPRGAALVAVGGYGRQQLFPASDIDVLVLLPQELAPGSREQAAVEAFIGSCWDAGLDIGASVRTVQDCLREAAADITVQTALLESRRVCGSAALFAQLRQRYAQQMDVRAFMVTKILEMRQRHTRHENTPYALEPNCKESPGGLRDLHLILWLARAAGLATSWRGLAASGLATPFEVRQIERNEALLFLIRARLHALAGRREDRLLFDLQTAVARTFGYDSGTPEGTRGAARASEALMRRYYWAAKAVSQLMQILLLGIEERLAPQQLQQSEPLNERFLDRGGLLEVAWDTLYLEQPGAILETFLLYQTTPGLQGLSARTLRALYNARPAMDGRFRRDPANRALFMRILRQPSGITHVLRLMNQTSVLGRYLWPFRRIVGQMQHDLFHVYTVDQHTLMVVRNVRRFFLPEHAHEYPMCSQLAGGWNKPWILYVAALFHDIGKGRGGDHSRIGALEARRFCRQHGIEGEDARLIEFLVAEHLTLSQVAQKRDLSDPAVIAAFAALVGSERRLTALYLLTVADIRGTSPKVWSAWKGKLLEDLYHATLRVLGGAVPDPAAEIEARKREALILLALHAMPHEAHKRLWATLDVGYFMRHHAPDIAWHARHLSRHTGTGQAVVRARRSLAGEGLEVLVYAPDEPELFMRICGYFDGAGFSILDARVHTTSDARALDTFQVVATDQPGGWRELMHMVESELPRALAQRGAPPEPQRRRASRRVRSFPIAPRVSLRPDERGQRWLLSISAADRVGLLYLVARVLSRHGLAIQLAKVSTLGERVEDSFLVHGAELQSSSRQIEIETELLRTLAEP
- the map gene encoding type I methionyl aminopeptidase, which gives rise to MSITPKDAQAIAGMREAGRLASEVLDAITPHIQPGMTTNDVDRLAAECMARQGTRSATLGYQPPGYPPYPKSLCTSLNNVVCHGIPNDKALKKGDIMNVDVTVITPDGWYGDTSRMFLIGECSIAAKRLVQLTYESMWLGIQQVKPGARLGDIGHAIQKFAEGHGLSVVREFCGHGIGDKFHEDPQVLHYGRPGTGEVLVPGMTFTIEPMLNIGRREVKEHGNDGWTIVTKDHSLSAQWEHTVLVTDTGYEVLTLSDGYPALPAFVTATAT
- the purL gene encoding phosphoribosylformylglycinamidine synthase, which produces MTLHITSFEGGNALTPFRARQLLPLLAAIHPKITGIAARHVHLVAQDAAPDAASRTRLAALLSYGDPYAGPTDGPALYVTPRLGTVSPWASKATDIAHNCGLGVRRVERITEYRISLKSGLLGGTPELTAQQLQQIAALLHDRMTESVVASLTEAEGLFTELQAEPMAFVDVVAGGQAALEHANTAWGLALADDEIDYLVEAFKRLGRNPTDVELMMFAQANSEHCRHKIFNAQFTIDGAPQEKSLFGMIRHTEATSPRHTIVAYADNASIMEGNTVEQFLAKFDGSRRESIAPSYQKESALQHVLMKVETHNHPTAISPFPGASTGAGGEIRDEGATGRGSRPKAGLTGFTVSRLWGSEVGRPAHIASPLQIMTEGPLGGAAFNNEFGRPNLTGYFREYEQSVDGVLRGYHKPIMIAGGLGSIDARQTHKIEFPAGTLLIQLGGPGMRIGMGGGAASSMASGTNAAELDFDSVQRGNPEIERRAQEVINHCWAQGEANPILAIHDVGAGGLSNAFPELVNDAGRGARFDLRAVPLEESGLAAKEIWSNESQERYVLAIAPESLAQLTAFCERERCPFAVIGTATEERQLVLEDTAAAATDAQRLPVDMPMDVLLGKPPRMHRDVQSVMREVQPLNVDGVALQQAVIDVLAHPTVASKRFLVTIGDRTVGGLTHRDQMVGPWQVPVADVAVTLADYQGFAGEAMAMGERTPLAALDAPASGRMAVAESITNLLAAPIELPRVKLSANWMAACGEPGEDAALYETVKAVGMELCPQLGVSIPVGKDSLSMRTQWTNEAGAQQKVTSPVSLIVTAFATLQDVRGTLTPQLDAQKDDTTLVLVDLSRGKMRMGGSILAQVLQQPGGAVPDLDDAKDLIALVDAVNALRRDGLILAYHDRSDGGLLAAAAEMAFAGHVGVALNVDMLVTEGDGINDSLMDAGDAKNWASQVSGRRDELTLRALFNEELGAVLQVRTQERNQVMQVLRAHGLSACSHFIGKTRPASSAIDEGKGELQVWRDAKKIFAAQLSDLHQVWDAVSWQICQQRDNPACADSEHAAAGDPQDPGLHVHLTFDPLEDVAAPFLNLARPRVAVLREQGVNSHVEMAYAFTAAGFEAFDVHMSDLQAGRAELSQFAGIVACGGFSYGDTLGAGIGWARSITFNERLSEQFQQFFARADTFGLGVCNGCQMFAELADIIPGAQDWPRFTTNQSHRFEARLSQVEVLDSPSIFFAGMAGSRLPIAVAHGEGYANFQWRGHEERVLRTMRFVDHHGQPTERYPFNPNGGGAGLTGVTTADGRFTALMPHPERVFRNIQMSWTDLAATGGQDAFSPWMRIWRNARRWVG
- a CDS encoding DUF808 domain-containing protein; translation: MAGASLLTLLDDIATLLDDVALMSKLAARKSVAMADDVSVMTKVAAQKTASVLGDDLALNAEQVSGVRAERELPVVWAVARGSMVNKVILVPTALLISAFAPWAITPLLMVGGTYLCLEGVEKLVHHDAPHGDAAAELALARPDGGAATAADIARLEKTKVRGAIRTDFILSAEIIVIALGTVAQAPFMQQVAVLSAIAVLMTVGVYGLVAGIVKMDDVGLWLMRKPGRLARRVGQALVAAAPRLMKGLAVAGTAAMFLVGGGIIVHGVPPLGHAIERAGAHLAGWPLGGAWEFLATHLAGALVGAVVGAVALGAWTLVQRLRGAS